One genomic window of bacterium includes the following:
- a CDS encoding GIY-YIG nuclease family protein, giving the protein MSIVYILKSVLNGRYYIGSTDNLDIRLKWHENGYVKSTKNLRPLKLVFYQSFNTGKEAKQIEYRIKELKNREIIEKIIRDGFIKMKL; this is encoded by the coding sequence ATGAGTATTGTTTATATCCTAAAAAGTGTTTTGAATGGTAGATATTATATAGGGAGTACAGATAATTTAGATATAAGGCTAAAGTGGCATGAAAATGGGTATGTTAAATCAACAAAAAATTTAAGGCCATTAAAATTAGTATTTTATCAAAGTTTTAATACTGGAAAAGAGGCAAAACAAATAGAATATAGAATAAAAGAATTAAAAAACAGGGAAATAATAGAAAAGATTATTCGAGATGGTTTTATCAAAATGAAATTATAG